A single window of Nocardioides baekrokdamisoli DNA harbors:
- a CDS encoding 3-hydroxyacyl-CoA dehydrogenase NAD-binding domain-containing protein, producing MTDINTLLADVEKLFSDDEVVTEAKLRKVTLPSGKVLGLVTLDNGLDHTRPNTFGPKGLVSLNTAYDAALADDEIDAIAVTGKQFILAAGADLTALQSGGSDGIRTIAELGHAVFRKLGDEGGKPSFGFINGLALGGGLEVALHANYRTVIDSVPAVGLPEVMLGLVPGWGGAYLLPNLIGPAKAAELFISNPLNQGKVIKGSEVVEAGIADVEFNGADYLEQSMLWADAVLNGQIKIERPEIARDETWDEAVKNAGFFAWAKTGDKSPAAKKAVELLAGAKTATRDEGFAAEDDALVAMAATPELLASLYSFDLVQKRAKRPAGAPDRSLAQPVTKVGIIGAGLMASQFALLFVSKLKVPVVMVDLDQERADKGVAYVHAELDKKLAKGRASVGTTNRLKALVTAEVDYAKAFGNADFIIEAVFEEMSVKKKVFAAAEAVAPETAVFATNTSSLSITEMGSELKHPERVVGFHFFNPVAIMPLLEIIKGSNTSDAALATAFATGRGLGKTTILVKDSPSFIVNRLLGRFMGAVAKIADEGTPIATVDAAFAGVTPMPPFALMALVGPAIAYHNNETLAKAFPDRFYLSENLHKVVEAKKASYFGPDGRTVDPEVEALLTVGTTVLEASDVRQQTLEALADEARRMLDEGVAQGPEDIDLGMITGAGFQFWNGGLTQLLDREGISEKVTGKKFH from the coding sequence ATGACTGACATCAACACGCTGCTCGCAGACGTCGAGAAGTTGTTCAGCGACGACGAGGTCGTCACCGAGGCGAAGCTGCGCAAGGTCACCCTGCCCTCGGGCAAGGTCCTCGGCCTGGTCACGCTCGACAACGGTCTCGACCACACCCGTCCGAACACGTTCGGCCCGAAGGGCCTCGTCTCCCTCAACACCGCGTACGACGCGGCGCTGGCCGACGACGAGATCGACGCGATCGCCGTGACCGGCAAGCAGTTCATCCTGGCTGCCGGTGCGGATCTGACTGCTCTGCAGTCGGGCGGCTCGGACGGCATCCGTACGATCGCCGAGCTCGGACACGCGGTCTTCCGCAAGTTGGGTGACGAGGGCGGCAAACCGTCGTTCGGGTTCATCAACGGTCTCGCCCTGGGCGGTGGCCTCGAGGTTGCCCTGCATGCGAACTACCGCACCGTGATCGACTCCGTCCCGGCCGTGGGTCTGCCCGAGGTCATGCTCGGTCTGGTGCCCGGCTGGGGTGGCGCGTACCTGCTGCCGAACCTCATCGGTCCGGCCAAGGCCGCTGAACTGTTCATCAGCAACCCGCTCAACCAGGGCAAGGTGATCAAGGGCTCCGAGGTCGTCGAGGCCGGCATCGCCGATGTCGAGTTCAACGGTGCGGACTACCTCGAGCAGTCGATGCTGTGGGCCGACGCGGTGCTCAACGGCCAGATCAAGATCGAGCGTCCGGAGATCGCCCGGGACGAGACCTGGGACGAGGCCGTCAAGAACGCCGGCTTCTTCGCCTGGGCCAAGACCGGCGACAAGTCCCCGGCAGCCAAGAAGGCCGTCGAGCTCCTTGCCGGCGCCAAGACCGCGACCCGCGACGAAGGGTTCGCCGCCGAGGACGACGCGCTGGTCGCCATGGCCGCGACCCCGGAGCTGCTCGCGTCGTTGTACTCGTTCGACCTCGTGCAGAAGCGCGCCAAGCGTCCTGCAGGTGCCCCGGACCGGTCGCTGGCGCAGCCTGTGACCAAGGTCGGCATCATCGGCGCCGGTCTGATGGCCTCGCAGTTCGCACTGTTGTTCGTCTCGAAGCTCAAGGTGCCGGTCGTCATGGTCGACCTGGACCAGGAGCGTGCGGACAAGGGCGTCGCGTACGTCCACGCCGAACTCGACAAGAAGCTCGCCAAGGGCCGCGCCTCGGTCGGTACGACGAACCGCCTCAAGGCCCTGGTCACCGCCGAGGTCGACTATGCGAAGGCGTTCGGCAACGCCGACTTCATCATCGAAGCGGTCTTCGAAGAGATGTCGGTCAAGAAGAAGGTCTTTGCTGCGGCCGAGGCCGTTGCGCCGGAGACGGCTGTCTTCGCGACCAACACCTCGTCACTGTCGATCACTGAGATGGGTTCGGAGCTCAAGCACCCGGAGCGAGTCGTGGGTTTCCACTTCTTCAACCCGGTCGCGATCATGCCGCTACTCGAGATCATCAAGGGCTCGAACACCTCCGACGCCGCACTGGCCACCGCCTTCGCGACCGGTCGGGGTCTCGGCAAGACGACCATCCTGGTCAAGGACAGCCCGTCGTTCATCGTGAACCGTCTGCTCGGTCGCTTCATGGGCGCCGTTGCGAAGATCGCTGACGAGGGCACGCCCATCGCCACGGTCGACGCGGCATTCGCCGGTGTCACGCCGATGCCGCCGTTCGCTCTGATGGCGCTCGTCGGACCGGCCATCGCCTACCACAACAACGAAACGCTGGCGAAAGCCTTCCCGGACCGGTTCTACCTGTCCGAGAACCTTCACAAGGTCGTCGAGGCGAAGAAGGCGTCGTACTTCGGCCCCGACGGTCGCACCGTCGACCCGGAGGTCGAGGCGCTCCTCACCGTAGGCACCACTGTGCTTGAGGCGTCGGACGTACGCCAGCAGACGCTGGAGGCGCTGGCTGACGAGGCTCGGCGGATGCTCGACGAGGGCGTGGCCCAGGGCCCGGAGGACATCGACCTCGGCATGATCACCGGCGCTGGCTTCCAGTTCTGGAACGGTGGTCTGACCCAACTCCTCGACCGCGAGGGGATCTCGGAGAAGGTCACGGGCAAGAAGTTCCACTGA
- a CDS encoding thiolase family protein: MPRTAREVVFVDGVRTPFGKAKGQYAETRADDLVIKCIRELTRRNPNLPPERIDEVAIAATTQIGDQGLTIGRTASLLAGLPNTVPGFAIDRMCAGAMTSVTAVAGGIAFGAYDVAIAGGVEHMGRHPMGEGVDPNPRIVSERIVNPDALVMGNTAENVHDLYPDITKERCDAYAVASQQKAAAAYAAGKIQPDLVPVATKSAEHGWGLATTDEPMRPQTTLESLQGLKTPFRPAGRVTAGNAAGINDGATACLLAAEDVALELGLPIKMRLVSFAFAGVAPEIMAVGPIPSTEKALAKAGLTIDDIQAFELNEAFAIQVLAFLQHFGIADDDARVNPYGGAIAFGHPLASSGVRLMTQLARQFEERPEVRYGLTSMCIGIGMGGTVIWENPNWKGDK; this comes from the coding sequence GTGCCCCGAACTGCCCGTGAGGTCGTGTTCGTTGACGGCGTACGTACCCCCTTTGGCAAGGCCAAGGGACAGTACGCCGAGACGCGAGCCGATGACCTCGTCATCAAGTGCATCCGCGAGCTGACTCGCCGCAACCCGAACCTCCCGCCGGAGCGGATCGACGAGGTCGCCATCGCGGCGACCACGCAGATCGGCGACCAGGGTCTGACGATCGGGCGTACCGCCTCGCTCCTCGCCGGTCTGCCGAACACGGTGCCCGGCTTCGCGATCGACCGCATGTGTGCCGGTGCGATGACCTCGGTCACCGCGGTCGCTGGTGGCATTGCCTTCGGTGCGTACGACGTGGCCATCGCCGGCGGCGTCGAGCACATGGGCCGTCACCCCATGGGTGAGGGCGTCGACCCGAACCCGCGGATCGTCTCTGAGCGGATCGTGAACCCGGACGCGCTCGTCATGGGCAACACCGCGGAGAACGTGCACGACCTCTACCCGGACATCACCAAGGAGCGCTGCGACGCGTACGCCGTGGCCTCGCAGCAGAAGGCTGCCGCCGCGTACGCCGCCGGCAAGATCCAGCCGGACCTGGTCCCGGTGGCGACGAAGTCAGCCGAGCACGGCTGGGGTCTGGCCACCACCGACGAGCCGATGCGTCCGCAGACGACGCTCGAGTCGCTGCAGGGCCTCAAGACGCCGTTCCGTCCCGCCGGTCGTGTGACCGCGGGCAACGCGGCGGGCATCAACGACGGTGCCACCGCGTGTCTCCTCGCCGCCGAGGACGTGGCTCTCGAACTCGGTCTGCCGATCAAGATGCGTCTGGTCTCGTTCGCCTTCGCCGGCGTTGCCCCCGAGATCATGGCCGTCGGCCCGATCCCGTCGACCGAGAAGGCGCTGGCCAAGGCCGGCCTCACGATTGACGACATCCAGGCCTTCGAGCTCAACGAGGCCTTCGCGATCCAGGTGCTCGCATTCCTGCAGCACTTCGGCATCGCGGATGACGACGCTCGGGTGAACCCGTACGGCGGCGCGATCGCGTTCGGCCACCCACTGGCCTCCTCGGGCGTGCGCCTGATGACGCAGCTCGCGCGGCAGTTCGAGGAGCGTCCGGAGGTCCGGTACGGCCTGACCTCGATGTGCATCGGGATCGGCATGGGCGGCACCGTGATCTGGGAGAACCCGAACTGGAAGGGTGACAAGTGA